Proteins found in one Quercus robur chromosome 2, dhQueRobu3.1, whole genome shotgun sequence genomic segment:
- the LOC126714250 gene encoding probable acyl-[acyl-carrier-protein]--UDP-N-acetylglucosamine O-acyltransferase, mitochondrial codes for MCSLMKLRKPFFFCTNSLTSLSLRRLSSTLSAQPSSSSSQQTSSTFIHPSAIVHPNALISQGVSIGPFCTVGSSTKLGHGCQLHPGSHIFGNTELGEHCILMTGSVVGDDLPGRTVVGCNNIIGHHAVVGVKCQDLKYKPGDECFLDIGDNNDIREHSSIHRSSKSSERTVIGDNNLIMGSCHIAHDCKVGNNNIFANNTLLAGHVMVEDYAHTAGAIVVHQFCHIGSFSFIGGGSVVSQDVPKYMMVTGERAELRGLNLEGLRRRGFTAAEINSLRMAYRKIFMPVDANSASFEERLAEVEQNEELAHIPAVCSMVQSIRNSFSEDRRGICKFRHWI; via the exons ATGTGCTCGCTCATGAAACTTCGCAAGCCCTTCTTCTTCTGCACTAATTCTCTAACCTCACTCTCACTTCGGCGCTTATCCTCCACGCTCTCTGCccaaccttcttcttcttcttcacagcAAACAAGCTCTACCTTCATTCACCCTTCTGCCATTGTACACCCTAATGCTCTTATTTCCCAG GGTGTTTCCATTGGTCCTTTCTGCACTGTTGGTTCCTCTACCAAGCTTGGGCATGGCTGTCAATTACATCCTGGGAGCCATATATTTGGAAATACTGAACTGGGGGAGCATTGCATTTTGATGAC TGGCTCTGTGGTTGGTGATGATCTTCCTGGGCGTACAGTTGTGGGATGCAATAACATTATAGGCCATCATGCTGTGGTAGGTGTTAAGTGCCAAGACTTGAAGTACAAG CCAGGGGATGAATGTTTCCTTGATATTGGCGACAATAATGACATCAGAGAACATTCCTCAATCCACCGTTCTTCAAAGTCAAGTGAAAGGACG GTTATTGGTGATAATAATCTTATAATGGGATCTTGTCATATAGCCCATGATTGCAAGGTTGGCAACAACAATatttttgcaaacaatactCTACTAGCTGGCCATGTTATGGTGGAA GACTATGCTCACACTGCAGGTGCAATCGTTGTTCATCAATTCTGCCACATTGGTTCGTTCTCTTTTATTGGTGGAGGTTCTGTG GTTTCACAAGATGTCCCAAAGTACATGATGGTGACTGGAGAGAGAGCCGAGCTTCGTGGCTTAAATTTGGAGGGTCTTCGGCGTCGTGGATTCACAGCTGCAGAG ATAAATAGTCTGAGAATGGCTTATCGAAAGATATTTATGCCTGTTGATGCAAATTCTGCCAGTTTTGAAGAGCGTCTTGCTGAAGTG GAGCAGAATGAAGAATTGGCACATATTCCTGCAGTTTGTTCCATGGTGCAATCTATTCGGAACTCTTTCTCAGAAGATCGTCGTGGAATATGCAAGTTCAGACATTGGATATAG